The Verrucomicrobiia bacterium genome has a window encoding:
- a CDS encoding prepilin-type N-terminal cleavage/methylation domain-containing protein, translating into MTTQTSVNTLQRGAHLPWRRLQPGFTLIELLVVIAIIAILAAMLLPALSRAKEKAHRASCLNNLRQIGIGMTIYAGDNNDYVVEARAAAGNPSATVKGKYNQHAINSPQAGMAKEVNLDPTLTNNPSIWACPSLGQGSVSYNSTTTPPQWNVGYQYFGGIYWWYNVANTAGIESASPTKLSRAKASWVLAADLVCKDGTAPGNPWAIASGNGRVAHQRPRAAYPDGANHLTVDGSVNWIKWERLLQLTTFDTSSRLFYHFQEDLGKINRPDVPYLKVRP; encoded by the coding sequence GTGACAACTCAGACATCCGTTAACACTTTGCAACGTGGCGCCCACCTGCCATGGCGGCGCCTGCAGCCGGGATTCACCCTGATTGAATTGCTGGTCGTCATCGCCATCATCGCGATCCTTGCGGCGATGTTGCTGCCGGCGCTTTCCCGGGCGAAGGAGAAGGCGCACCGCGCATCCTGTTTGAACAATCTCCGCCAGATCGGAATTGGAATGACCATCTATGCCGGAGACAACAACGATTACGTGGTGGAGGCGCGCGCCGCGGCGGGGAATCCGAGTGCGACCGTGAAGGGCAAATACAATCAACACGCGATCAATTCACCTCAAGCTGGCATGGCGAAGGAAGTGAACCTGGACCCGACGCTGACCAATAATCCATCCATCTGGGCGTGCCCCAGCCTTGGCCAGGGCAGCGTTTCCTACAATTCAACCACGACGCCCCCGCAGTGGAATGTTGGATATCAGTATTTTGGCGGAATCTACTGGTGGTACAACGTCGCCAACACGGCGGGTATTGAATCCGCGAGTCCGACGAAGTTGAGCCGCGCCAAGGCGTCGTGGGTGCTCGCGGCGGATCTGGTTTGCAAGGACGGCACGGCGCCGGGAAATCCGTGGGCCATCGCCAGTGGCAATGGTCGCGTTGCACATCAACGCCCTCGCGCTGCGTATCCGGACGGTGCCAATCATTTGACGGTCGATGGCTCGGTCAACTGGATCAAATGGGAACGATTGCTTCAACTGACGACGTTCGATACGAGTTCGCGGCTCTTCTACCATTTCCAGGAAGATCTTGGAAAAATCAATCGGCCAGACGTTCCCTATCTCAAAGTGCGTCCCTGA
- a CDS encoding Ig-like domain-containing protein: protein MRSLGFQMRLLPLMTLLFSLSGGIFVNAQPVIVSTVPPSGAGGVSPTAGVVFTFSTAMNPDFTEAMFLDSSNPFVPLNTTAAWSAGNTVLTCTPSPAFPAGKFIVWSVDGESASGDTLEGETSGFFTTSAGGGGGGSGTNAITSFSLGKTHTYVQSSAAAPTVDPDFSYSFGALTSLASNRTATAVTLTLPSGSISNLNQNFVQPEDYFLFAIYTNLPAFDSTFSSGNYVFNVQSASSNQIVPLNFPASLQQPAAPRVSNHAAAQNVNPAQPFALTWDAFPGGSAADYIAVHIGDVFSSTNLGESGALKGTATSVSIPAGTFQPNSEYEGTVGFYRYVSTTNGTSYSTSVYRATVTQFVLKTASTVTSPLILTNAVRNAGVLSFDVLCSPGQTVTVRYRTNLANGAWQTLLTTNSPGDRFRVTSPTTPNSSRFFRANDGL, encoded by the coding sequence ATGAGATCTCTTGGTTTCCAAATGCGTTTGCTGCCGTTGATGACTTTGTTGTTCTCGCTGTCGGGCGGGATTTTTGTGAATGCGCAACCTGTGATTGTTTCCACCGTTCCGCCGAGTGGAGCCGGCGGAGTTTCCCCGACGGCAGGTGTTGTGTTCACCTTCAGCACAGCAATGAATCCCGATTTCACGGAAGCGATGTTCCTCGACTCCTCAAATCCGTTCGTGCCACTGAACACAACCGCGGCCTGGAGCGCCGGCAACACGGTCCTGACATGCACGCCATCGCCAGCGTTTCCGGCCGGCAAGTTCATCGTGTGGAGCGTTGATGGCGAGAGCGCGTCGGGAGACACGCTGGAGGGCGAAACCAGCGGATTTTTTACGACCAGCGCAGGGGGCGGTGGCGGTGGTTCCGGAACAAATGCCATTACATCGTTCTCACTCGGAAAGACGCATACCTACGTCCAGAGTTCCGCGGCAGCACCCACTGTGGATCCTGATTTCTCCTACAGTTTTGGCGCGCTGACGTCCCTTGCATCGAATCGTACCGCCACTGCCGTCACGCTGACACTGCCGTCAGGATCGATATCGAACCTCAATCAAAACTTTGTGCAGCCGGAAGATTACTTTTTGTTCGCGATTTACACGAACCTGCCCGCCTTTGACTCGACCTTTTCGTCTGGCAATTACGTGTTCAATGTTCAATCCGCTTCGTCGAACCAGATCGTGCCCTTGAATTTTCCCGCGAGCTTGCAACAACCGGCCGCGCCGCGCGTGAGCAATCACGCGGCGGCACAGAACGTCAATCCCGCACAGCCGTTCGCGCTCACGTGGGATGCGTTTCCGGGTGGTTCGGCCGCTGATTATATCGCGGTACACATCGGCGATGTCTTCTCTTCGACGAACCTCGGCGAATCCGGAGCGCTGAAAGGAACCGCCACGTCCGTTAGTATTCCAGCGGGCACGTTCCAGCCGAATTCAGAATACGAAGGAACGGTCGGTTTTTATCGGTACGTTTCAACAACCAACGGCACGAGCTATTCCACGTCAGTTTACCGGGCGACCGTGACGCAGTTTGTCTTGAAGACCGCCTCCACGGTGACAAGCCCGCTGATTCTGACGAACGCAGTGCGGAATGCGGGTGTGTTGAGCTTCGATGTCCTTTGCTCGCCCGGACAAACCGTGACCGTGCGATACAGAACCAACCTTGCGAATGGCGCGTGGCAAACGCTGCTGACCACGAACAGTCCAGGTGATCGGTTCAGGGTAACTTCTCCCACGACCCCGAATTCCTCCCGCTTTTTCCGCGCGAACGATGGATTGTAA
- the raiA gene encoding ribosome-associated translation inhibitor RaiA, which translates to MNSLFALNAGTASLRDVRLHSLKNGQLSILTRADGFDVSEDLQNAVVRKIGRVRQYAPRAFRVRVQFRKEPARKAADRFHVIVHYEVPGNDVIVAHSGRDPIAALDVVSEKIERRLRKRKTARLAQRVREKRRALWANAPNQ; encoded by the coding sequence ATGAATTCCTTATTCGCTTTGAACGCTGGGACTGCGAGCCTCAGGGACGTCCGCCTTCATTCCCTCAAGAATGGCCAATTGAGCATTCTCACGCGGGCCGACGGTTTCGACGTATCGGAGGATCTGCAGAATGCGGTTGTCCGCAAGATCGGGCGCGTGCGGCAATACGCGCCGCGTGCGTTCCGGGTAAGGGTTCAATTTCGCAAAGAACCAGCACGAAAAGCCGCAGATCGATTTCACGTCATAGTCCACTATGAAGTTCCGGGCAACGACGTGATCGTTGCGCACAGCGGGCGTGATCCGATTGCGGCGCTGGATGTTGTCTCGGAAAAGATCGAACGACGGCTGCGCAAACGAAAGACAGCAAGGCTCGCACAGCGCGTGCGAGAGAAGCGCAGGGCGCTTTGGGCGAACGCTCCAAACCAATAA
- a CDS encoding FG-GAP-like repeat-containing protein — protein MFLAFPLSAANYAMQFFGNTNRIEIVDTALRFPTNSVTVELWMKSSSTTNAGTPVSYATASNANSLFIFDYRNFQCAINDARTALTNVSANDGQWHHLAMTWTNSGVLRFYKDGTIVLSNDVIAAGQVIARGGILELGQEQDSLGGGFQVSQAFTGLMDEVRIWNRVRSADEIATNRFRSLPGEQPGLIAYFRMDEGGGAVAQNSGTSFYDGAVLGPSWSSPGVPLQPEITTLPPTNITPTSAEFIARVTGHAATQVRFAWGSGNALNQFTPWQSVTNTGTTEVTAVVAGLTLGSYSVRAEAMNEAGTNFGREILFNNLLVDVASAVGFVTGDGWADFDNDGRLDILRSGSIYFNTPTNGLVEEFMPFSSDLMAIGDMDNDGWMDVMALGEWEEDDDEGFALQFLKNTGGTLVLADSFLVVSDGAEELLVADFDRDGRLDVLLVGPSFSESEALFNIWLNRPTPGGQMFVDIGSAGVEVPRFSLVAVGDYNNDGFPDLAVNGAYEDDSVATLLYRNNGNAGFTLVPGALPGMIADVVQWIDYNNDGFLDLLLMGETELFGGEMLTVLLRNNGNGTFSDSGSALAPLIFGQAAWGDFDGDGWVDVVLSGASNNEFPYTPAMDMYRNNNGVSFSLTNLNLPQVETESLAWLDFDRDGRMDLTGGGFEAETFNFRTFLFLNQLGIPNAAPSVPVGLSTTVSNSLVTFRWNPASDAQTAPQGITYNLRVETAPLLQDVIAAPALSNGTLLIDLRGNVGSANTFTLPLPAGRNYYWSVQAVDSGFKGSPFTPQKGFGLHNVLSTVLGGPIPGDSNGDGVVDLQELNEVIQYYRNLRP, from the coding sequence ATGTTTCTGGCGTTTCCCTTATCCGCCGCGAACTACGCGATGCAGTTTTTCGGCAACACGAACCGCATTGAGATCGTCGATACTGCCCTGCGGTTCCCGACGAACTCGGTAACCGTTGAGCTGTGGATGAAATCCTCGTCGACGACGAACGCAGGCACGCCTGTATCCTACGCGACCGCGAGCAACGCCAACTCGTTGTTCATCTTCGATTACCGCAATTTCCAGTGCGCCATCAACGACGCGCGCACGGCATTAACGAACGTTTCGGCGAATGACGGCCAGTGGCATCACCTCGCAATGACCTGGACCAACTCGGGTGTGCTCCGCTTTTACAAGGATGGCACGATTGTGCTTTCCAATGACGTGATTGCCGCAGGGCAGGTGATTGCAAGGGGCGGCATCCTCGAACTGGGACAGGAGCAGGATTCACTTGGGGGCGGGTTCCAGGTTTCTCAGGCATTTACCGGGTTGATGGACGAGGTGCGCATCTGGAATCGCGTCCGGAGTGCGGATGAGATCGCAACCAACCGTTTCCGAAGCCTGCCAGGCGAGCAGCCGGGATTGATTGCGTATTTTCGAATGGACGAAGGTGGCGGCGCGGTGGCGCAGAACTCCGGAACGTCGTTCTACGACGGCGCCGTGCTGGGTCCGTCGTGGAGTTCGCCAGGAGTTCCGTTGCAACCGGAAATCACGACGCTGCCGCCCACGAACATCACCCCGACGAGTGCTGAATTTATCGCACGGGTGACGGGTCACGCTGCCACGCAGGTGCGGTTTGCGTGGGGCAGCGGGAACGCATTGAATCAATTCACGCCCTGGCAAAGCGTCACGAATACGGGGACGACGGAAGTTACGGCAGTCGTCGCGGGGCTGACGCTTGGATCTTACAGCGTTCGCGCTGAGGCCATGAACGAGGCGGGAACAAATTTCGGACGCGAAATCCTGTTCAACAACCTGCTGGTTGATGTTGCCTCGGCTGTGGGATTTGTGACGGGCGATGGCTGGGCCGACTTCGACAATGATGGACGCCTGGACATCCTTCGCTCGGGCTCGATTTACTTCAACACCCCCACGAACGGATTAGTGGAGGAATTCATGCCGTTCTCGTCTGACTTGATGGCGATTGGCGACATGGACAACGATGGATGGATGGATGTGATGGCGCTGGGTGAGTGGGAAGAGGACGACGACGAGGGGTTCGCCTTGCAATTCCTGAAGAACACTGGTGGAACGCTGGTTCTCGCCGACAGTTTTCTAGTGGTGTCCGATGGCGCGGAAGAGTTGCTGGTGGCGGACTTCGATCGTGATGGCCGCTTGGATGTTCTTCTCGTGGGTCCATCGTTCAGTGAATCCGAGGCCCTGTTCAATATATGGCTGAATCGGCCGACGCCCGGCGGACAGATGTTTGTAGATATTGGATCGGCAGGAGTGGAGGTGCCGCGATTCTCGCTCGTTGCGGTCGGGGATTATAACAATGACGGATTTCCGGATCTCGCCGTCAACGGAGCGTATGAGGATGACTCGGTTGCGACGCTGTTGTATCGAAACAATGGCAACGCCGGGTTCACGCTCGTACCTGGCGCTTTGCCAGGCATGATTGCGGACGTCGTGCAGTGGATCGACTACAACAACGATGGATTCCTCGATCTATTGCTGATGGGCGAGACCGAGTTGTTTGGCGGCGAAATGCTGACTGTGCTCCTGCGCAACAACGGAAATGGAACTTTCAGTGATTCGGGATCGGCTTTGGCGCCGCTGATCTTCGGCCAGGCCGCGTGGGGCGATTTCGACGGTGACGGGTGGGTCGACGTGGTTTTGTCGGGCGCGAGCAACAATGAGTTTCCTTACACGCCGGCCATGGACATGTATCGCAACAACAACGGGGTTTCCTTCTCGCTGACGAATCTCAACCTGCCGCAGGTGGAAACCGAGTCGCTGGCGTGGCTCGATTTCGATCGCGATGGCAGAATGGATCTCACGGGCGGGGGCTTCGAGGCGGAGACATTCAACTTCCGAACCTTCCTGTTTTTGAATCAACTGGGAATTCCGAACGCCGCGCCGTCGGTTCCCGTCGGACTGTCCACAACAGTTTCCAATTCGCTTGTGACTTTCCGGTGGAACCCGGCCAGCGATGCTCAAACAGCACCGCAGGGAATTACCTACAACCTGCGCGTTGAAACTGCGCCATTGCTTCAGGACGTAATTGCTGCGCCTGCCCTATCCAACGGAACATTGCTCATCGATCTCCGCGGAAATGTGGGATCTGCAAACACATTCACTCTGCCGTTGCCCGCCGGCCGAAACTACTACTGGAGCGTTCAAGCTGTGGATTCAGGATTCAAAGGATCGCCCTTCACCCCCCAGAAAGGTTTTGGTCTCCACAATGTGCTGTCGACGGTTTTGGGTGGTCCAATACCGGGAGATTCGAACGGCGATGGTGTCGTGGATTTGCAGGAGTTGAATGAGGTCATCCAGTATTACAGAAATCTCCGGCCGTAA
- a CDS encoding DNA-directed RNA polymerase subunit omega: MKAELVKQALAKVGDPHVLINMVSRRVRQLNSGGGALSRPLLADVGQAGVADIALMEIIEEKMGWVMPEIIELVRPVGRRRKKA; the protein is encoded by the coding sequence ATGAAAGCTGAACTTGTAAAACAGGCCCTGGCAAAAGTCGGGGACCCGCACGTCTTAATCAACATGGTTTCCCGTCGAGTCCGGCAGTTGAACTCGGGCGGCGGGGCGTTAAGCCGCCCCTTGCTCGCGGACGTCGGGCAGGCTGGCGTCGCTGACATCGCCTTGATGGAAATTATCGAGGAGAAAATGGGATGGGTGATGCCCGAGATCATCGAATTAGTGCGCCCGGTTGGACGCAGGCGGAAAAAGGCATAG
- a CDS encoding DUF3185 family protein, whose amino-acid sequence MNKTFSLVLLVGGTILAIYGFQAANSFGSDVSRFFTGSPTDKSIWMLIGGIVAIIAGLAGTFRTSRQG is encoded by the coding sequence ATGAATAAAACATTCTCCCTGGTTCTGCTCGTTGGCGGAACAATTCTCGCGATCTACGGCTTTCAGGCGGCCAACTCGTTTGGCTCCGATGTCTCGCGATTCTTTACCGGGTCGCCGACCGATAAGTCCATCTGGATGCTGATCGGCGGCATTGTCGCGATCATCGCGGGCCTGGCCGGAACCTTCCGCACGTCGCGGCAGGGGTGA
- a CDS encoding lmo0937 family membrane protein, producing MLYTIAVVLIILWLLGFVSSYTIGGFIHILLVIAVVMILVNLISGRKRR from the coding sequence ATGTTATATACTATCGCGGTGGTTCTCATCATTCTATGGCTGCTCGGTTTCGTCAGCAGCTACACCATTGGCGGATTTATTCACATCCTGCTCGTGATCGCAGTGGTGATGATCCTGGTTAATTTAATTTCCGGCCGGAAACGCCGGTGA
- a CDS encoding BON domain-containing protein encodes MTVAKTAAEKPASLEEKIDDASITAQVKSSLLSHRSTSALKTKVVTVDGVVTVTGIAKNAAEKSLVTKLANDINGVISVVNDMTIAVPVAAR; translated from the coding sequence ATGACTGTCGCGAAAACCGCGGCGGAAAAGCCGGCCTCCTTGGAGGAGAAGATCGACGACGCCTCGATCACTGCCCAGGTGAAATCGTCGCTCCTGTCGCACCGCTCGACCAGCGCTTTGAAAACGAAGGTCGTAACGGTTGACGGGGTGGTCACTGTGACCGGTATCGCAAAGAACGCCGCCGAGAAAAGCCTCGTGACCAAGCTGGCGAATGACATCAACGGTGTCATCAGCGTGGTCAACGACATGACCATTGCAGTGCCCGTGGCCGCCAGATAG
- a CDS encoding response regulator encodes MRQERRFHLGSDRGVVDLLLQGGRLFRRGFRDSHFILNFLNAFDIPGVFGGQFLLNTKLLTAAGHDVNSAEDGSIAWSALSTSHYDLVVTDNAMPCVSGLELLEMMHAAGLSIPVIMATGSLPVDAFARKPWLQPAATLIKPYLGPDLLTKVQHILSSQQHGERNVATPIEVPAEDSASTQGSS; translated from the coding sequence GTGCGACAGGAGCGACGATTTCACCTGGGCAGTGATCGAGGCGTCGTCGATCTTCTCCTCCAAGGAGGCCGGCTTTTCCGCCGCGGTTTTCGCGACAGTCATTTCATTCTTAACTTCCTTAACGCCTTCGACATCCCTGGCGTATTCGGCGGTCAATTCCTTCTGAACACCAAATTATTAACAGCCGCAGGCCACGATGTGAACTCCGCCGAAGACGGCTCCATCGCCTGGTCGGCGCTCAGCACGAGCCACTACGATCTCGTTGTGACCGACAATGCCATGCCTTGCGTTTCCGGATTGGAGTTGTTGGAAATGATGCATGCAGCGGGCCTGAGCATTCCGGTCATCATGGCAACGGGGTCGCTTCCGGTCGACGCGTTTGCACGGAAACCGTGGTTACAGCCCGCAGCCACCTTGATCAAACCTTACCTCGGTCCAGACCTGCTGACGAAGGTTCAACACATTCTCAGCAGTCAGCAGCATGGCGAAAGAAACGTTGCAACCCCCATTGAAGTCCCCGCTGAGGATTCGGCCAGCACGCAAGGCTCGTCCTAG
- a CDS encoding tetratricopeptide repeat protein, giving the protein MYEGEHSWFASVPVLIFGGFHIWMMIDAVRKQEWMWLALMFFLPGLTTIWYFFYMYRGAPSSTRGFELPGAYDRRRIKELQAQIHHLDNAHHHFQLGDLYFQQGKLDQAEASYRAALERDPEDPDIRAHLGQCLLRLNRPGEARPLIEGAIAQNPRHEYGYTMMALAETLMAVGEIDASIGVWQRVTANNSYPRAKVQLAELYLDKGQKDLARAELLDVLNDDAHGPAFQRKRDRIWFRRAKRLVSRA; this is encoded by the coding sequence GTGTACGAAGGCGAGCATTCGTGGTTTGCCAGTGTTCCCGTGCTGATCTTCGGCGGGTTCCACATTTGGATGATGATCGATGCCGTCCGAAAGCAGGAATGGATGTGGCTCGCCCTGATGTTTTTTCTGCCTGGCCTCACCACCATTTGGTACTTCTTTTACATGTACCGCGGCGCCCCGTCGTCGACGCGCGGCTTCGAACTGCCCGGCGCTTATGATCGGAGGCGCATCAAGGAGCTCCAGGCGCAGATCCATCATCTCGACAATGCCCACCATCATTTTCAGTTGGGCGACCTCTATTTCCAGCAGGGCAAGCTCGACCAGGCCGAAGCCAGTTATCGCGCGGCTCTCGAGCGCGATCCTGAGGATCCCGACATTCGGGCGCACCTCGGCCAGTGCCTGCTGCGGTTGAATCGTCCGGGGGAGGCGCGGCCCCTGATCGAAGGCGCGATCGCACAGAATCCGAGGCACGAATACGGGTACACGATGATGGCCCTGGCGGAAACGTTAATGGCGGTTGGCGAAATTGATGCCTCCATTGGAGTCTGGCAGCGGGTGACCGCGAATAATTCGTATCCGCGAGCGAAGGTTCAATTGGCGGAACTCTATCTGGACAAGGGGCAGAAGGATCTTGCGCGCGCGGAGTTGCTCGATGTTCTCAACGACGACGCACACGGTCCGGCATTCCAGCGCAAACGCGATCGAATCTGGTTCCGCCGCGCCAAGCGCTTGGTGTCTCGCGCGTGA
- the gluQRS gene encoding tRNA glutamyl-Q(34) synthetase GluQRS has translation MNASANSYRGRIAPSPTGFLHLGHARTFWTAQARAQAHGGTLILRNDDLDRARCKPEFVSAMFEDLRWFGFKWQEGPDIGGPFAPYSQSERTSRYRSCLEQLKAQGSIYPCACSRKDIAAAVCAPHAADDELIYPGTCRSRIGASKNDACSWRLRVPDGQQVSFTDVQCGRQTFEAGKDFGDFVVWRPDDIPGYQLACVVDDSAMQISEVVRGRDLLLSTARQILIYQALTLPVPNFLHCELMTDESGVRLAKRHDALSLRQLRLSGASRDELMAGWNTA, from the coding sequence TTGAACGCGAGTGCGAACTCTTACCGCGGCAGAATAGCGCCGTCGCCGACAGGCTTTCTCCACCTCGGCCACGCACGCACGTTCTGGACTGCGCAAGCACGGGCACAGGCTCACGGCGGAACCTTGATTCTGCGCAACGACGATCTCGATCGCGCCCGGTGCAAACCGGAATTCGTCTCGGCCATGTTCGAGGATCTTCGTTGGTTTGGATTTAAGTGGCAGGAAGGACCTGACATCGGCGGTCCGTTCGCGCCCTATTCCCAGTCCGAACGAACAAGCCGGTACCGATCCTGTCTCGAACAACTCAAGGCGCAGGGTTCGATTTACCCCTGCGCCTGTTCGCGCAAGGATATCGCAGCGGCTGTCTGCGCACCGCACGCGGCCGACGATGAACTCATTTATCCAGGCACCTGCCGCAGCCGTATTGGGGCTTCCAAAAACGACGCGTGTTCATGGCGGCTTCGCGTTCCTGATGGCCAGCAGGTTTCGTTCACGGATGTTCAATGCGGACGGCAAACGTTTGAAGCAGGAAAGGATTTCGGAGATTTCGTTGTATGGCGCCCCGATGATATCCCGGGCTATCAACTCGCCTGCGTGGTCGATGATTCCGCGATGCAGATCAGCGAAGTCGTTCGCGGGCGGGATCTGCTCTTGAGCACCGCGCGGCAGATATTGATTTACCAGGCCCTGACTTTGCCGGTTCCTAACTTTTTGCACTGCGAGCTTATGACGGACGAATCGGGTGTTCGACTGGCAAAGCGTCACGACGCGTTGAGCCTTCGACAATTGCGGCTTTCCGGTGCCAGCCGCGACGAGCTTATGGCCGGGTGGAACACCGCCTGA
- a CDS encoding DUF5666 domain-containing protein: MKLNSKLSLMGLLALGLATLPMSAADESSRQGASFDGKVTSVNKDAQTVVVGGETYQLLPTTRVTKGDQVAAVGDLAVGQQVDGRYKRSAEGKREVLNLDITKASAAVGGTSERSSSESGATFNGEVDRVGAANQTLRIGQRTYHILPTTRITRAIGDPMTFSDIKKDQYVSGTYKESAEGRLEVLTLEVGRGQNQNKNRNR, translated from the coding sequence ATGAAACTCAATTCCAAACTCTCTTTGATGGGCTTGCTCGCTCTCGGGCTGGCAACGCTTCCAATGTCCGCGGCGGACGAATCCTCGCGGCAGGGTGCGTCCTTTGACGGAAAGGTGACCTCTGTCAACAAGGACGCGCAAACGGTTGTCGTCGGCGGCGAGACTTACCAGTTGCTGCCAACCACGCGCGTCACGAAAGGAGATCAAGTCGCCGCGGTCGGGGATCTTGCCGTGGGACAACAGGTCGATGGCCGATACAAACGCTCCGCTGAAGGCAAGCGCGAGGTGCTGAATCTCGACATCACCAAGGCGAGCGCTGCCGTGGGCGGCACCAGCGAACGCTCTTCAAGTGAATCGGGCGCTACATTCAACGGTGAGGTGGACCGCGTGGGTGCGGCCAACCAGACACTCAGGATCGGCCAGCGCACTTACCACATCCTTCCCACCACGCGGATAACCCGAGCCATCGGGGATCCAATGACGTTTTCAGACATCAAGAAGGATCAGTACGTGTCAGGCACATACAAAGAATCCGCGGAGGGACGGCTCGAAGTATTGACTCTGGAAGTGGGGCGGGGACAGAACCAAAACAAAAACCGAAATCGATAA
- a CDS encoding DNA topoisomerase IB: protein MIEAVAEVVEQLTDPANSAEAVGLKYVSDNHRGIIRERSGKSFRYRDPRGALIRDESILRRIRSLVIPPAWTDVWICPDPNGHLQATGRDQRRRKQFRYHPRWREIRDETKYARMILFAKALPALRRRIAKDLALPGLPRRKVLAAVVRLLEVSLIRVGNDEYARSNDSFGLTTMRDRHVDVNGARVRFHFRGKSGKTHDVDIHDHGLAKVVKRCQDLPGQELFQFLDDDGVRRDVRSDDVNGYLREATGRDFTAKDFRTWAGTVLAAMALREFSKFDSKAQAKKNVVAAIEAVSRRLGNTPAVCRKCYIHPHVLDAYLEGTLAETLKMRAEKEVKEELVKLRGEETAVLALLQQRLSLEEKLSNSLAQEKKQRRRDKVSRRK from the coding sequence ATGATCGAAGCCGTTGCCGAGGTGGTGGAGCAGTTGACCGATCCCGCGAATTCCGCAGAGGCTGTCGGGTTGAAGTATGTCAGCGACAACCATCGCGGCATCATTCGCGAGCGTTCGGGAAAGTCGTTCCGCTATCGGGATCCGCGCGGGGCGCTCATTCGCGACGAATCCATCCTCCGCCGCATTCGTTCCCTCGTGATTCCTCCAGCCTGGACGGATGTTTGGATTTGTCCTGATCCCAACGGACACCTGCAAGCCACGGGCCGCGATCAACGCAGGCGAAAACAGTTCCGTTACCATCCGCGCTGGCGGGAGATTCGCGACGAAACGAAATACGCACGCATGATCCTGTTTGCAAAGGCGCTGCCCGCCCTGCGTCGTCGGATCGCAAAGGACCTTGCACTTCCCGGTCTGCCACGCCGGAAGGTGCTGGCGGCGGTCGTTCGACTGCTGGAAGTGAGCCTGATTCGCGTGGGCAATGACGAGTACGCCAGAAGCAACGATTCGTTCGGACTCACGACCATGCGCGACCGCCATGTGGACGTGAATGGTGCCCGGGTGAGATTTCATTTCCGCGGCAAGTCAGGGAAGACGCACGACGTTGATATCCATGATCACGGCCTTGCGAAGGTGGTGAAACGCTGCCAGGACCTGCCTGGCCAGGAACTATTTCAGTTTCTCGACGATGACGGGGTCCGGCGCGATGTGCGATCAGATGACGTGAACGGCTACTTGCGCGAAGCCACGGGCCGGGATTTCACGGCGAAGGATTTTCGCACCTGGGCCGGAACTGTTCTCGCAGCCATGGCGCTTCGCGAGTTTTCAAAATTCGACAGCAAAGCGCAGGCGAAGAAAAACGTGGTGGCTGCGATTGAAGCCGTCTCACGCCGGCTTGGCAACACGCCTGCCGTGTGCCGCAAATGTTACATTCACCCGCACGTGCTCGATGCCTATCTCGAAGGCACACTGGCCGAGACGTTGAAGATGCGCGCAGAGAAGGAAGTGAAAGAGGAGCTTGTGAAATTGCGCGGTGAAGAAACGGCGGTGCTCGCGCTGTTGCAGCAGCGGCTGTCTCTCGAGGAGAAGCTTTCGAATTCGCTTGCGCAAGAGAAGAAGCAGCGACGCAGGGACAAAGTGAGCCGGCGCAAGTAA